A stretch of Geomonas oryzisoli DNA encodes these proteins:
- a CDS encoding pentapeptide repeat-containing protein, whose protein sequence is MNRHLAAHIAPFTLAAWLFAGVPCLHAQAAAPAPEPTAKENAAEAQTLKAAEAKLAALAKEVESGKPAAQVSKKGSEKKGATSKMKKKGKKGKVAKKGNGKGKGAVAVKTKVLERRMTQAEVQGVLAGSRDFAGADLSGLNLTGYDLSGAKFNRANLQSVNLERADLSETDLELADLSGANLRGASLNQARIRGTRLAGAKLDGALWTDKTICRAGSTGNCIE, encoded by the coding sequence ATGAACCGCCATCTTGCAGCGCATATCGCACCTTTCACCCTGGCAGCCTGGCTTTTTGCCGGAGTCCCCTGCCTCCATGCCCAGGCCGCGGCACCCGCGCCTGAGCCGACCGCCAAAGAGAACGCGGCGGAGGCCCAGACGCTGAAAGCCGCCGAGGCCAAGCTCGCCGCACTCGCCAAAGAGGTGGAGTCGGGCAAGCCGGCGGCGCAGGTCTCCAAGAAAGGCTCGGAGAAGAAGGGCGCCACGTCGAAGATGAAGAAGAAAGGGAAAAAGGGAAAGGTTGCCAAGAAGGGTAACGGCAAGGGGAAGGGCGCCGTGGCGGTGAAGACCAAGGTGCTGGAGCGCCGCATGACGCAGGCCGAGGTCCAGGGGGTGCTGGCGGGCAGCCGTGACTTCGCCGGCGCCGACTTGAGCGGCCTCAACCTGACCGGCTACGACCTCTCCGGCGCCAAGTTCAACCGCGCCAACCTGCAGTCGGTCAACCTGGAGCGCGCCGACCTCTCGGAGACCGACCTGGAGTTGGCCGATCTCTCCGGCGCCAACCTGCGCGGCGCATCGCTGAACCAGGCCCGTATCAGGGGCACCAGGCTCGCCGGCGCCAAGCTCGACGGCGCCCTGTGGACCGACAAGACCATCTGCAGGGCGGGATCAACGGGAAACTGCATAGAATAA
- the uvrA gene encoding excinuclease ABC subunit UvrA, with translation MATDKIIVKGACEHNLKCIDVEIPRDQLVVITGISGSGKSTLAFDTIYAEGQRRYVESLSAYARQFLEQMEKPDVESIEGLSPAISIEQKTTSKNPRSTVGTVTEIYDYLRLLFARVGQPHCYNCGRLISSQTVSQMVDQIAALPQGAKLTLLSPIVRGRKGEYKKELAQLRKDGFVRVVIDGETHDLGEEITLDKKKKHDIDIVVDRLVVKPGFEKRLADSLETALSHAEGIVKVALSEDETREIKAETLLFSESAACIDCGISYPEMTPRMFSFNNPYGACPDCTGLGTRMYLDPELVVPEPELSLAEGAIAPWQTRFSGWYQLTLEALAKAYGFSMDVPFKSLSKKAKEVILNGSGGESVDFWWVDDAGKRHTYRKPFEGVLNNLERRHRESESETVREELEKYMDVMPCPSCNGARLKKEALFVLVGNQNIQQVTALSIKDSLAFFESLALTDKEEDIARRILKEIRERLNFLVNVGLDYLSLDRSSGTLSGGEGQRIRLATQIGSSLVGVLYILDEPSIGLHQRDNGRLLSTLRHLRDIGNTVLVVEHDEETITEADWVIDMGPGAGVHGGEVVAEGPPAEIMANPHSLTGRYLSGALTIPVPKKRRKGHRFLNIEGASENNLKNVNVDVPLGVMTCITGVSGSGKSSLIIDTLYKTLNQRLYKSREKAGAVRAIHGTEVLDKVINIDQSPIGRTPRSNPATYTGLFTEIREIFAQLPESKMRGYKPGRYSFNVKGGRCEACSGDGIIKIEMHFLPDVYVQCEVCKGARYNRETLEVKFKGRSIAEVLDMTVSQALVFLEHIPRTRAKLQTLEEVGLGYIKLGQSATTLSGGEAQRVKLAKELSKRATGRTIYILDEPTTGLHFADIAKLLEVLHKLVDAGNTIVVIEHNLDVIKTADWIIDLGPEGGDRGGEIIAVGTPEQVARVERSYTGQYLKKMQL, from the coding sequence ATGGCAACGGATAAGATCATCGTAAAAGGTGCCTGCGAGCACAATCTGAAATGCATCGACGTCGAAATTCCGAGGGACCAGCTGGTGGTGATCACCGGCATCTCCGGGTCGGGGAAATCGACCCTCGCCTTCGACACCATCTACGCCGAGGGACAGCGCCGCTACGTGGAGTCGCTCTCCGCTTATGCGCGCCAGTTCCTGGAGCAGATGGAGAAGCCGGACGTGGAGTCCATCGAGGGACTTTCCCCGGCGATATCCATCGAGCAGAAGACTACCAGCAAGAACCCCCGCTCGACGGTGGGGACGGTCACCGAGATATACGACTACCTCCGCCTTCTGTTCGCCCGGGTCGGGCAGCCGCACTGCTACAACTGCGGGCGCCTGATCTCGTCGCAGACCGTGTCCCAGATGGTGGACCAGATCGCAGCGCTCCCCCAGGGGGCGAAGCTCACCCTGCTCTCCCCCATCGTGCGCGGCCGCAAGGGTGAATATAAGAAGGAACTGGCCCAGCTGCGAAAGGACGGCTTCGTCCGCGTGGTGATCGACGGCGAAACCCACGACCTGGGCGAGGAGATCACCCTCGACAAGAAGAAAAAGCACGACATCGACATCGTGGTGGACCGCCTGGTGGTGAAGCCCGGCTTCGAAAAGAGGCTCGCCGACTCGCTGGAAACAGCGCTCTCCCACGCCGAGGGGATCGTGAAGGTGGCCCTCTCCGAGGACGAGACCCGGGAGATCAAGGCAGAGACGCTGCTCTTCTCGGAATCAGCCGCCTGCATCGACTGCGGCATCTCGTACCCCGAGATGACGCCGCGCATGTTCTCCTTCAACAACCCCTACGGCGCCTGCCCGGACTGCACCGGCCTGGGCACCAGGATGTACCTCGACCCGGAACTGGTGGTGCCCGAACCGGAACTGTCCCTGGCCGAGGGGGCCATCGCGCCGTGGCAGACCCGCTTCTCCGGCTGGTACCAGCTGACTCTTGAAGCGCTCGCCAAGGCCTACGGCTTCAGCATGGATGTCCCCTTCAAGAGCCTTTCCAAGAAGGCGAAGGAGGTCATCCTGAACGGCTCCGGCGGTGAATCGGTCGATTTCTGGTGGGTGGACGATGCCGGCAAGCGGCACACCTACCGCAAGCCCTTCGAGGGGGTCTTGAACAACCTGGAGCGGCGCCACCGCGAGAGCGAATCGGAGACGGTGCGCGAGGAGCTGGAAAAGTACATGGACGTGATGCCCTGCCCCTCTTGCAACGGCGCGCGCCTCAAAAAGGAAGCACTCTTCGTCCTGGTGGGCAACCAGAACATCCAGCAGGTGACCGCCCTCTCCATCAAGGACAGCCTCGCCTTCTTCGAGTCGCTCGCACTCACCGACAAAGAAGAGGACATCGCGCGCAGGATCCTGAAGGAGATCCGGGAACGTCTTAACTTCCTGGTCAACGTGGGGCTCGACTACCTCTCGCTGGACCGCTCCTCCGGTACCCTTTCCGGCGGCGAAGGGCAGAGGATCAGGCTGGCGACCCAGATCGGCTCCTCGCTGGTGGGGGTGCTCTACATCCTGGACGAGCCCTCCATCGGCCTGCACCAGCGTGACAACGGGCGGCTTTTATCGACGTTACGTCACCTGCGCGATATCGGCAACACGGTTTTGGTGGTCGAGCACGACGAGGAGACCATCACCGAGGCGGACTGGGTCATCGACATGGGACCGGGCGCAGGCGTGCACGGGGGCGAGGTGGTGGCCGAGGGGCCCCCGGCCGAGATCATGGCCAACCCGCACTCGCTCACAGGACGCTACCTTTCCGGCGCGCTCACCATCCCCGTCCCCAAGAAGCGCCGCAAGGGACACCGCTTCCTCAACATAGAGGGCGCCAGCGAGAACAACCTGAAGAACGTGAACGTGGACGTTCCCTTGGGGGTGATGACCTGCATCACCGGCGTGTCCGGCTCGGGCAAGTCCTCGCTCATCATCGACACGCTCTACAAGACTCTGAACCAGCGCCTCTACAAGAGCCGCGAGAAAGCGGGGGCGGTGCGGGCGATCCACGGCACCGAGGTGCTGGACAAGGTGATCAACATCGACCAGTCCCCCATCGGGCGCACGCCGCGCTCCAACCCGGCCACCTACACCGGGCTCTTCACCGAGATCCGCGAGATCTTCGCCCAGCTCCCGGAGTCCAAGATGCGCGGCTACAAGCCGGGGCGCTACTCCTTCAATGTCAAGGGTGGGCGCTGCGAGGCGTGTTCCGGGGACGGCATCATCAAGATCGAGATGCACTTTCTCCCCGACGTCTACGTGCAGTGCGAGGTCTGCAAGGGGGCGCGCTACAACAGGGAAACCCTGGAGGTGAAGTTCAAGGGGCGCTCCATCGCCGAGGTGCTGGACATGACCGTGTCCCAGGCACTGGTTTTCCTGGAGCACATCCCGCGCACGAGGGCCAAGCTGCAGACCCTGGAGGAGGTGGGGCTTGGGTACATCAAGCTGGGGCAGTCCGCCACCACGCTCTCCGGTGGCGAGGCGCAGCGCGTGAAGCTCGCCAAGGAGCTCTCCAAGCGCGCCACCGGGCGCACCATCTACATCTTGGACGAGCCGACCACCGGCCTGCACTTCGCCGACATCGCCAAGCTTCTGGAGGTACTGCACAAACTGGTCGATGCCGGCAACACCATCGTGGTGATCGAACACAACCTGGACGTCATCAAGACCGCGGACTGGATCATCGACCTGGGACCCGAAGGAGGCGACCGCGGCGGGGAGATCATCGCCGTGGGGACGCCGGAGCAGGTGGCGCGGGTGGAGCGCTCCTACACCGGGCAGTACCTGAAAAAGATGCAGCTGTAG
- a CDS encoding serine/threonine protein kinase codes for MHDAQHPFHTLTPNFIMDAVESQGYRCDCRTSALNSYENRVYQVGIEEEKPLITKFYRPGRWSDEQIVEEHRFCLELAEHELSVVAPIVNASGESLFHYQGFRFALYPRQGGHAPEFDNDDNLLILGRMLGRIHSIGSVRPFQHRPALESRDFGYDSVALIGERFIPQEYRESYEAVTSQLLQVVDEAFASVPQVRYIRAHGDCHAGNILWRDDAPHFVDFDDARMAPAVQDLWMMLSGERPRQLVQLAQLIKGYEEFCDFNPAELRLVEALRALRMLHYSAWLARRWDDPAFPTAFPWFNTVRYWGEHILQLREQVAALDEPPLVLL; via the coding sequence ATGCACGATGCCCAGCACCCGTTCCACACCCTGACCCCGAATTTCATCATGGACGCCGTAGAGAGCCAGGGGTACCGCTGCGATTGCCGCACCTCGGCCCTGAACAGCTACGAGAACCGCGTGTACCAGGTGGGGATAGAGGAAGAGAAGCCGCTCATCACCAAGTTCTACCGTCCCGGGCGCTGGAGCGACGAACAGATCGTCGAGGAGCACCGCTTCTGCCTGGAACTGGCCGAGCACGAGCTCTCCGTTGTGGCGCCGATCGTCAACGCCTCCGGAGAGTCCCTGTTCCACTACCAGGGCTTCCGGTTCGCACTCTACCCGCGCCAGGGTGGGCACGCGCCGGAGTTCGACAACGACGATAACCTCCTGATCCTGGGGCGCATGCTGGGGCGCATCCACAGCATCGGCTCGGTACGTCCCTTCCAGCACCGCCCGGCCCTGGAGAGTCGCGACTTCGGCTACGACAGTGTCGCCCTGATCGGGGAACGCTTCATTCCGCAGGAGTACCGGGAAAGCTATGAGGCGGTCACCAGCCAGTTGTTGCAGGTGGTGGACGAGGCTTTCGCGTCGGTGCCGCAGGTGCGCTACATTCGCGCCCACGGCGACTGCCATGCCGGCAATATCCTCTGGCGCGACGACGCTCCCCACTTCGTCGACTTCGACGACGCGCGCATGGCGCCGGCGGTGCAGGACCTGTGGATGATGCTTTCCGGCGAGCGGCCGCGCCAACTGGTCCAGCTTGCCCAGTTGATCAAGGGGTACGAGGAGTTCTGCGACTTCAACCCGGCGGAGCTGCGCCTGGTGGAGGCGCTGCGTGCGCTGCGCATGCTGCACTACAGCGCGTGGCTCGCGCGCCGCTGGGACGATCCGGCTTTCCCCACTGCTTTTCCCTGGTTCAACACCGTGCGGTACTGGGGGGAGCACATCCTGCAGTTGCGCGAGCAGGTCGCGGCACTGGATGAGCCGCCGCTGGTGTTGCTATAG
- a CDS encoding GGDEF domain-containing protein, producing the protein MIQKISAGYAAMALFTAAALVFSSYNIYRSTNITRNIANNELPVISALIELRTSLLSQESFAGKYAILKDPAFIDLFHQRQAEALASLDLLGKGNPTADLKQLNGLYLAYQKAAEDLFAGRTGSTGPMRSSALKLLNAVDASYLKRKDMLKLVLSRADEQQKQTIWWTVAISCTGFLLAIGVAPFVTYRTFGAIRELQSATHRIAAGDFDYNPDVPSGDEISELARDFTKMAARLKVLEQMSLDASPLTRLPGNFAIERVLEDRLQSGDTFAFCYADLDNFKPYGDHYGYAKGSELLRLTGDLIQAAVKAHGGTDGFVGHVGGDDFVMVIPAERVSAVCEAVIESFSAEVVKHYSPEDLKVGGIEGCDRYGVQRFFPVITISIAVIICGRDQYSSAVEIARAAAKVKDSAKGKPGSKYLIGAPGRMTA; encoded by the coding sequence TTGATACAGAAGATAAGCGCGGGTTACGCGGCCATGGCCCTTTTCACCGCGGCCGCGCTGGTCTTCTCCTCGTACAACATCTACCGCAGCACCAACATCACCCGCAACATAGCCAACAACGAACTCCCCGTCATCAGCGCCCTCATCGAACTGCGCACCTCGCTTTTGAGCCAGGAGAGCTTCGCCGGCAAGTACGCCATACTTAAGGACCCGGCCTTCATCGATCTCTTCCACCAGCGGCAGGCGGAGGCGTTGGCGAGCCTCGACCTGCTCGGCAAGGGCAACCCCACCGCCGACCTGAAACAGTTGAACGGGCTGTACCTCGCCTACCAAAAGGCCGCGGAAGACCTCTTCGCCGGCAGGACCGGCAGCACCGGTCCGATGCGGTCATCCGCGCTCAAGCTGCTCAACGCGGTGGACGCCTCCTACCTGAAACGCAAGGACATGCTGAAGCTGGTGCTCTCCCGCGCCGACGAGCAGCAGAAACAGACCATCTGGTGGACCGTCGCCATCTCCTGCACCGGATTCCTCCTCGCCATCGGCGTCGCCCCCTTCGTCACCTACCGCACCTTCGGGGCGATCCGGGAGCTGCAAAGCGCGACCCACCGCATCGCGGCGGGCGACTTCGACTACAACCCGGATGTCCCCTCCGGCGACGAGATCAGCGAGCTGGCCCGCGACTTCACCAAAATGGCGGCACGGCTGAAAGTCCTCGAGCAGATGAGCCTGGACGCGAGCCCGCTCACCCGCCTTCCCGGCAACTTCGCCATCGAGCGGGTTCTGGAGGACCGGCTGCAAAGCGGCGACACCTTCGCCTTCTGCTATGCCGACCTGGACAACTTCAAACCGTACGGCGACCACTACGGCTACGCCAAGGGGAGCGAACTGCTCCGCCTGACCGGGGACCTGATCCAGGCCGCGGTGAAAGCGCACGGCGGCACTGACGGCTTCGTCGGGCACGTGGGAGGCGACGACTTCGTCATGGTCATCCCGGCCGAACGCGTCTCCGCGGTCTGCGAGGCAGTCATCGAAAGCTTTAGCGCCGAGGTGGTCAAACATTACTCGCCGGAGGATCTGAAGGTGGGGGGAATCGAGGGGTGTGACCGTTACGGGGTGCAGCGCTTCTTCCCGGTGATCACCATTTCCATCGCGGTCATCATCTGCGGCCGGGACCAGTATTCCTCCGCCGTCGAAATCGCGAGGGCCGCGGCCAAGGTAAAGGACAGCGCCAAGGGGAAACCGGGGAGCAAGTACCTGATCGGTGCCCCGGGGAGGATGACCGCATGA
- a CDS encoding shikimate kinase, which translates to MNRLTLIGMPGSGKSAIGRVIATRLGWDFIDTDHCIEKRFGKKLQAVVDQVGAEEFARIEEETVLALPAEGPMVISTGGSVVYSDAAMSHLAAISTVVFLDVPIQRLHGRIARAAPRGIVGMGAGGLEELYQNRFELYHKYAHSIVLLHGENLQEAATRVITQCGVS; encoded by the coding sequence ATGAACAGGTTGACGCTGATAGGAATGCCCGGATCGGGCAAGAGTGCCATAGGAAGGGTCATCGCCACCCGCCTCGGGTGGGATTTCATCGACACCGACCACTGCATCGAGAAGAGGTTCGGCAAGAAACTTCAGGCGGTGGTGGACCAGGTAGGGGCGGAGGAATTTGCCCGCATCGAGGAGGAAACCGTGCTGGCCCTGCCGGCCGAAGGTCCCATGGTCATCTCCACCGGCGGCAGCGTGGTCTACTCCGATGCCGCCATGAGTCACCTCGCCGCCATCTCCACCGTCGTATTTCTCGACGTACCGATACAGAGGCTGCACGGCCGCATCGCACGGGCGGCACCGCGCGGCATCGTCGGGATGGGCGCAGGGGGGCTGGAGGAGCTGTACCAGAACCGGTTCGAGCTGTATCACAAGTACGCCCACAGCATCGTGCTGCTCCACGGCGAAAACCTGCAGGAAGCAGCCACCAGGGTCATCACTCAATGCGGCGTGTCTTGA
- a CDS encoding DUF4402 domain-containing protein has product MKTLAKVVVMAGCTALAWAAGAGVSQAATATAATSATVVLPVTITKTIDLNFGRFMSGGTGGTVVVSTAGAQSVTGGVTTTAALGGTATAAAFTISGEPASTYAITFPNTTNLINGANNMTIGTFTTASTGTLNTFGAAAETLTVGATLAVGANQASGTYIGTIDVAVNYN; this is encoded by the coding sequence ATGAAAACGTTAGCGAAGGTTGTAGTCATGGCAGGTTGCACCGCCCTGGCGTGGGCTGCCGGCGCAGGCGTCAGCCAGGCGGCGACGGCAACGGCCGCCACCAGCGCCACTGTCGTCCTGCCCGTCACCATTACCAAGACCATCGACCTGAACTTCGGCAGGTTCATGTCGGGTGGCACCGGCGGCACCGTCGTCGTCAGCACAGCCGGCGCCCAGAGCGTTACCGGTGGGGTTACCACCACCGCGGCCCTTGGCGGCACCGCGACCGCTGCCGCCTTCACCATCTCCGGTGAGCCGGCCAGCACCTACGCGATCACCTTCCCGAACACGACCAACCTGATCAACGGCGCCAACAACATGACCATCGGCACCTTCACCACCGCCAGCACCGGCACCTTGAACACCTTCGGTGCCGCCGCCGAGACCCTTACAGTCGGTGCAACCCTCGCCGTCGGCGCCAACCAGGCCTCGGGCACCTACATCGGCACCATCGACGTAGCCGTCAACTACAACTAG
- a CDS encoding DUF4402 domain-containing protein, with the protein MMRAKGMPAKLGVTILVLRLLTAGSAFAAPTSVNKTQDLNFGRVVGGAGYSGTVTITSAGSRTSTGSVIPLGTTFSPARFTITGTAGKSYTITLPPSMAINAGADQMTVTAITSSIALTGVIPAGGTVAFWVGGTLNVGATQRNALYSSNMNVSVK; encoded by the coding sequence ATGATGCGCGCTAAGGGGATGCCTGCCAAGCTCGGGGTGACCATTCTGGTGCTGCGGCTGTTAACGGCAGGCAGCGCTTTTGCCGCGCCGACCTCAGTGAACAAGACCCAGGACTTAAACTTCGGCAGGGTTGTCGGCGGCGCGGGGTACTCGGGCACAGTCACCATCACTTCCGCAGGAAGCAGGACCTCCACGGGGAGCGTGATCCCTCTGGGAACCACCTTCTCGCCCGCACGCTTCACCATCACCGGGACCGCAGGGAAAAGCTATACCATCACCTTGCCTCCGAGCATGGCCATCAATGCAGGTGCGGACCAGATGACGGTAACGGCAATAACTTCTTCCATAGCACTGACCGGGGTGATTCCAGCCGGGGGGACTGTGGCTTTTTGGGTGGGGGGGACCTTGAACGTGGGCGCGACCCAGCGCAACGCCCTCTACAGCAGCAACATGAACGTTTCAGTGAAATGA
- a CDS encoding carboxypeptidase-like regulatory domain-containing protein: MVPRAGAHTRRVCACAALVLLAHLRFSAALSFAAPAAPGEPVPDQELVVALELDKQTLTDSFLLTERNGEIYIPVCSLAETLALAIVCDKDRAFGFALDQARPFVIDLDEGYTVHGRESFSINGAAFVQKGEILVHSGALSRWLPVDFNLRRESSTLELRAREPLPLQEARKRRAFVTPKAADQTRQYPDTTAPRRAAAVPTADLAAEFLQSSDGNKGNRSRMLTSMNLSGDLLYMTGEAHILTENEDLKRLDLTLSRRSAAGHRMGPLRFNQVALGSNQAPYVDGIGVSTRPMYGLYLSNRPLLGGGNFLTHDIHGQLPSGWDAELFHNGTQIRYQPPTAEGMYHFVNLRVYYGVNSFKVVLHGPFGERQESEEVFVSDATTPKGEWLYTLSAGWQTGLTQHDVQDAAAGDSNLTFTSDFGLSSNLTGSLLAVRHADRHGSSLEYLGAGVRTAWRATLLSLEVIQMLASGRGLEGQLVSVKSSSRDFFGLNLELVQRLFHNYYSPQFYYRDDPLRTLTTVKGNASFTLLDDIRVPYSVEVGFGTRKSGAQETTSQWRVSGGWNGWNTTLQADLSRLQGNTYATGKAQVSTRLSDFSVRGEAGYFFLPVAKASGIDVSADLEIAPGLQLNSALSHAPADRLTGVRLGVSKRLGRVGYSVAGHVSTDGAYGFDVGVRSSVAEVPAGRLLASAEPLTPYGMIAVSATVAESDGKRTPLSRADFLLNGSRVRAIPDGTGGQVIAFLQPDIPVDVTVDLASIEDPFMVPAEEGCRIVPRAGVVARCDFTMTTGGEVDGTVTVRLQRGGEAPIKGVRVELVGEGEQRDRAQATTLSEESGYYLFKTVRPGRYLVRIAADELQRLKAAASPSRGVTVPPGGDMVSGVDFMLTPVEAAPGKIINGSGPVLDKE; the protein is encoded by the coding sequence ATGGTGCCCCGCGCAGGCGCCCATACCCGCCGGGTGTGTGCCTGTGCAGCCCTCGTGCTGCTCGCCCATCTCCGCTTTTCAGCCGCGCTGTCCTTTGCCGCTCCCGCTGCACCGGGGGAGCCGGTGCCCGACCAGGAGCTGGTGGTCGCACTGGAACTGGACAAGCAAACCCTCACCGATAGCTTCCTGCTCACCGAACGCAACGGAGAGATCTACATCCCGGTCTGCTCCCTCGCCGAAACCCTCGCGCTGGCGATTGTCTGCGACAAGGACAGGGCATTCGGCTTCGCACTGGACCAGGCGCGCCCCTTCGTCATAGACCTCGATGAAGGCTACACCGTCCACGGCAGGGAATCCTTCTCCATCAACGGCGCGGCATTCGTGCAAAAAGGGGAGATCCTGGTGCATTCGGGCGCGCTGTCGCGGTGGCTACCGGTCGATTTCAACCTGCGCCGGGAAAGCTCGACGCTGGAGCTCAGGGCGCGGGAGCCGCTGCCGCTGCAGGAGGCCAGAAAGCGCCGTGCCTTCGTGACGCCGAAAGCTGCGGACCAGACCCGGCAGTATCCCGATACCACGGCGCCCAGGCGTGCGGCCGCCGTCCCGACGGCGGACCTTGCCGCGGAGTTCCTGCAATCATCTGACGGCAACAAGGGCAACCGCAGCAGGATGCTGACCTCGATGAACCTCTCCGGCGACCTCCTCTACATGACTGGGGAGGCGCACATCCTAACCGAAAACGAAGACCTCAAGCGGCTGGACCTGACCCTGTCCCGGCGCAGTGCTGCCGGTCATCGCATGGGGCCTTTGCGGTTCAACCAGGTAGCCCTGGGCTCGAACCAGGCGCCCTACGTGGACGGCATCGGTGTATCGACCAGGCCGATGTACGGCCTCTACCTCTCCAACCGCCCCCTGCTGGGTGGCGGGAATTTCCTTACCCACGACATACACGGCCAGCTCCCGTCCGGCTGGGACGCCGAGCTCTTTCACAACGGCACGCAGATCCGCTACCAGCCCCCCACCGCAGAAGGGATGTACCATTTCGTGAACCTGCGCGTCTATTACGGCGTCAACAGCTTCAAGGTGGTGCTGCACGGTCCGTTCGGGGAGCGGCAGGAGTCGGAGGAGGTATTCGTGTCCGATGCCACCACTCCGAAGGGAGAGTGGCTGTACACCCTTTCGGCGGGGTGGCAGACGGGGCTGACGCAGCACGATGTCCAGGATGCAGCCGCTGGAGACTCCAACCTTACCTTCACCTCGGATTTCGGCCTGAGCAGCAACCTGACCGGCTCCCTGTTGGCGGTACGGCATGCGGACCGCCACGGATCGTCGCTGGAATACCTTGGCGCAGGGGTGCGCACGGCCTGGCGCGCCACCCTGCTGTCGCTGGAGGTGATCCAGATGCTGGCGTCGGGGCGGGGACTGGAGGGGCAGCTGGTCAGCGTGAAGTCCAGCAGCCGTGACTTCTTCGGCTTGAACCTGGAACTGGTGCAGCGCCTTTTCCACAACTACTACTCGCCACAGTTCTACTACCGTGATGACCCCCTGCGCACCCTGACCACCGTCAAGGGAAACGCCTCATTCACTCTGCTGGACGACATCCGTGTACCGTACTCGGTAGAGGTGGGCTTTGGCACCAGGAAATCGGGGGCGCAGGAGACGACGTCGCAGTGGCGCGTGTCCGGTGGTTGGAACGGTTGGAACACCACGCTGCAGGCTGATCTGTCCCGGCTGCAGGGTAACACCTACGCCACAGGGAAGGCCCAGGTCAGCACCAGGCTGAGCGACTTCAGCGTGAGGGGGGAGGCCGGCTACTTTTTCCTCCCGGTCGCCAAGGCATCCGGTATCGACGTCAGCGCCGACCTGGAGATTGCCCCGGGGCTGCAGCTGAACTCGGCCTTGTCCCATGCGCCGGCGGACCGGTTGACCGGGGTGCGGCTCGGGGTGTCCAAGCGTTTGGGGCGGGTGGGATACTCGGTCGCCGGCCATGTAAGCACCGACGGTGCCTACGGCTTCGACGTCGGCGTGCGCTCTTCGGTGGCGGAGGTTCCCGCCGGTCGGCTCTTGGCCTCGGCCGAGCCGCTGACCCCCTACGGCATGATCGCTGTTTCCGCAACGGTGGCCGAATCTGACGGCAAAAGGACGCCGCTGTCGCGGGCGGATTTCCTCTTGAACGGCAGCCGGGTCCGGGCCATCCCGGACGGCACCGGCGGCCAGGTCATCGCTTTCCTGCAGCCGGACATTCCCGTCGATGTGACGGTGGACCTGGCATCGATCGAAGACCCCTTCATGGTCCCTGCCGAAGAAGGGTGTCGCATCGTGCCCAGGGCCGGCGTGGTGGCCCGGTGCGATTTCACGATGACCACCGGCGGCGAAGTCGACGGGACCGTGACGGTACGCCTGCAGCGAGGAGGAGAGGCCCCTATCAAGGGGGTGAGGGTGGAACTGGTCGGGGAAGGGGAGCAGCGGGATAGGGCGCAGGCGACGACGCTGTCGGAGGAAAGCGGGTACTACCTTTTCAAGACGGTGAGGCCCGGCAGGTACCTGGTGCGTATAGCCGCCGACGAGTTGCAGCGGTTGAAGGCGGCCGCCTCGCCCTCACGCGGCGTGACGGTGCCGCCGGGAGGGGACATGGTCTCAGGCGTCGACTTCATGCTCACACCGGTCGAAGCGGCGCCGGGGAAGATCATCAACGGATCGGGGCCGGTACTGGATAAGGAGTAG